The window TATAATTTCTTACAAAGCATTGGGATGTAATATGTCTTGAAAAATACATATCCTGCACGTCAATCTGGATTTCTTTCCCGAGAAAAGCGCTATCAAGGAAAAAAGTCCAGGAATGCCAGCAGATTACTGTTGGAGACTTAAATCTGACCTACCAGAGGCCAAACATTCATGAAAATCATAGCTATGTATTGTAAATTaaggaatattttttctaagttgtttttgtactttttataaaaatatatgtctcAATGTCACaaagaaaccaatttttttccactcatatattattatttggtGTCCATAGTCCAGTGACAATCAAAATTTGGTATGAGTTTACGTGcgacaaaaaaatcttgttGAGCAGTGTAATACACGTTCTACACTATATATAATGTGAAGTACTGGACTTAAACATTTAAGATACTATTCAACTATACAATTCACTGGAAATTTCTTTGGTGCTTTTACCTCAATTCTTTTGTTatataatagatataaatatgtctcatatcaataaattaagtaaatattatataaatctaCATTTTTCAGTAGATTATGAAATCACaagtaattatttaataattcatgttcaaaatatttaacaaaattacaaCGTAATAATTGaggatataaaatattttgacaacaATAAAGATAAATTGTTATTCAACTACTTATCACTGGGTAAGTTTAAGTTTTAAACGGTTCACCGAATTTCTAATTGCAGTCCTCAGCAATAAACCAAGCTCAATAcctatatttaacaaaatgagGCTCAAATTTTTGAGGTACTCTACCACAACTTTTCGTTTAGGTATTAATTTGTTCCTGTGTCAAAGTCAATGAACAATTTGTACTTAAAGTGTTAAATTTTGTACTCCTTCATACCATACAATAGTAACAAATTGGAATGAAAAAGTAAATCAACCATATCAAGATAACTCTCCTATAGGAGCATTATCCAACCACAACTTAtgtaaaaaatgatataaactaTCACTCACTGAAACTTTGTAAGGCGTCGGGTTTAAGCTTCTCTTAATATCAGGTCTTAAAATCTTCAAAGATCTATTCacattttctttgatttcttgaAGAGTTGGTAGAGGTCTTAATATTTTACCATTTACCCATTGCAATACCAACAAAGTTTCAACTTTTGAAGGTATAACGTACGCCCTTTTTGATTCCTCAAAGGGATGCCtacataaaactttttgttccattgttGGGGGACTTTCTTCTGCTGTTTGTAAAAGATCAATAAGGGAGAAAGTATTTCCATAAAGTCTGTATACATTCTTCTTTCCAGGAATGGTTACTTTAGCTACATCATGACTAAGTTTAATCCTTGGTTCCCCATTTAGTTCAACCAATTTGTACACACATCCCAATGCAGGTTGTTTTTGACAAGTAACCAGGTGAGTTCCAATACCCAAAGAGTCTATGCAATGGCCCTGTTCATTCAAACTTATTATAGTTTCTTCATTTATATCATTTGATGCCAAGATATTTAATTTACTAAAATATGGCAGATTATATtctgatgatatttttttaaaatattctcttGCAACACCTGATAGGTAAGCTAAATCTCCACTATCAAGTCTTACACCTATAGCTTCGTAACCAAAATCATGTAAAGCTAATGCAACAGCACAGAAATTTATTAAGCCACTTCTTTTAACATCATAAGTATCTACTAGTGCCATAAAACCATTAGGCATTGCCAAAGCAAATGATACAAAAGCAGCTAGTTCACCATCATTAACTTCTGATAAAAGTACATGGAATATTTTAGCTACAGATGTCCTCCAAGTTAGAACACTCTCTAAAAAGTTCTTAGCACTTCCCCCATTTTTTGGAACTAATAATGTAGTATTCAAATTATCCAAACAATTGAATGAAGTTATATAAGAATGTGCATGTGTACCTTTTACTGGAATATTAAATAACTTTCCAGCTAAGACGTTACTAGTTCCATCAAAACCACCAATATACGCATATTTAGAGGCTGATAAACCACCATCAGGTCCTTGTGCTCTTCTTAGACCAAATTCATATAATTGCAGTTTTCCTGCTGCTAATCTATAGCGGGCTGCATTTGTAGCCATCAAACTCGCATAATTAACTAAATTTAACAAAGTAGTCTCCAATAGTTGGGCTATAACAAGAGGTCCTTCTATTCTTATCAAAGGCACTCTAGGAAAAACAACTGTTCCTTctttaacagaataaaattgtatttcatCTGCTGTAATTGTTcgtaaataatcataaaattcaTCTTCTACTGAACTTGGTAGAACTTGTTTAATATATTCGATATCACTATCGGAATACcgaaatttttcaagaaatttcaaacATTCTTCGAGTCCCGCAAATATTGTGAATTCTCCTTGGAATggattttttctgaaatataagTCAAACACTGCttgatcatttatttttccagttttccagTAAGCATATGCCATTGTTATTTGGTATAAATCAGTTAACAAAGGTTGGACAATActattttgtccaattt of the Diorhabda carinulata isolate Delta chromosome 7, icDioCari1.1, whole genome shotgun sequence genome contains:
- the LOC130896120 gene encoding nicotinate phosphoribosyltransferase, coding for MTDTNNKKIGQNSIVQPLLTDLYQITMAYAYWKTGKINDQAVFDLYFRKNPFQGEFTIFAGLEECLKFLEKFRYSDSDIEYIKQVLPSSVEDEFYDYLRTITADEIQFYSVKEGTVVFPRVPLIRIEGPLVIAQLLETTLLNLVNYASLMATNAARYRLAAGKLQLYEFGLRRAQGPDGGLSASKYAYIGGFDGTSNVLAGKLFNIPVKGTHAHSYITSFNCLDNLNTTLLVPKNGGSAKNFLESVLTWRTSVAKIFHVLLSEVNDGELAAFVSFALAMPNGFMALVDTYDVKRSGLINFCAVALALHDFGYEAIGVRLDSGDLAYLSGVAREYFKKISSEYNLPYFSKLNILASNDINEETIISLNEQGHCIDSLGIGTHLVTCQKQPALGCVYKLVELNGEPRIKLSHDVAKVTIPGKKNVYRLYGNTFSLIDLLQTAEESPPTMEQKVLCRHPFEESKRAYVIPSKVETLLVLQWVNGKILRPLPTLQEIKENVNRSLKILRPDIKRSLNPTPYKVSVSDSLYHFLHKLWLDNAPIGELS